The region TGGGAGCGACGAAGCCATCATCTCCAACTTGAAAGTCCTCAAGGCCGGCGGATCGGGGGCAATTGCGGTCGCCGGTTCGGTGACGAAAGACGATGCGATAAGGCGGCGGATGATTGCCAATACGCCATTCAAACTTTTCCCGCGCGGGATCGAGGGCTTTGCACCGCTCGCCGCCCAAGCAGACTTCGCAATTGCGAAGGTTGAAACCGCGCTCATGAGCGACCAAGTTCTTTTGCAATAGAGCGAGCATGAGAGGCAAACAGCTCCGTGCAAAACTTACACCGGGGCCGCGTTCCCGCAACTTTCGCCGCCATCGGCGCGCCGCTGTCGCTTTTCTCGCTTCGTACAAAAAATCATTCCATCTTACCCGGGCAAAGACAACGCCATTTGGGCAACAGGGAATTGACAGCGCGAAAGAGCGGGTGTCTATTCACGCCCATGGGGATCGCGATCTCCCCACGAGGCGACATGCCCAAGCATCGCGTCCAGCTTCTCGAGCGAAGGACGCCGCATGTCTGCTTCTTCCGATAAACGCGCTCGTTTGAGACGTTCTCCCCTAATCCTTGTCCTTTTTGAGGTCCGCACCTTGGCGGATTTCACGCCCGCTTTTTATGGTTGGCGTCGCCATGCCGTTGACGAACCGCGCCTCGCCGATCCTAAAATCCGAGAAGAAAAATGAACAACATGGCCATCATCGCCAAAGCGGCTGAAGCTGGCCACGGCGTCTCGATCAATGAGGCGTTCCGAGTCTGGCTGCGCGTCGCTCTCTTGAGCTTCGGCGGCCCGGCGGGACAGATCGCCATGATGCATCGCATTCTGGTGGATGAGAAAAAATGGGTGTCCGAGAGTCGGTTCCTTCACGCCCTCAATTATTGCATGTTGCTGCCCGGCCCCGAAGGGCAACAGCTCGCGACCTATATCGGCTGGCTGATGCACAAGACGCGCGGCGGCATCATCGCCGGCGGTCTTTTCGTTTTGCCGGGGGCGATCGCGATCATGACGCTCAGCGTCATTTACGCCGCCTTCGGCAATATTGGTTTTGTGGCGGCTCTATTCTTCGGCCTGAAGGCGGCGGTTCTGGCGATTGTGCTGCAAGCTGTTCATCGCATCGGCAAAAGGGCGCTCAAAAGCCGCATCATGCAGGGGCTCGCGACCGCCGCCTTCGTCGCGATCTTCTTCTTCGATGCGCCATTTCCTCTCATCGTTCTGACGGCGGGCGTAATTGGTTACATCGGCGGAAGAGCCGATCATCCTGCATTCGCCAACAGTGGCGGACACGTACCCAGCAGCGGAGTAGCGGACAGAGGGAGCCTCATCAGCGACGAGCAGCGTAATTACGCGAAGATCTCTGTCAGCCAATCACTCAAGGTCGCCTCAATCTGGCTTGTTGTTTGGCTCGCGCCAGTCGCCGCACTGCTGTTTTTCCTTGGCGAGTCCAACGTCTATTCGCAGATCGCTGTGTTCTTCTCGAAAATGGCGGTGGTGACCTTCGGCGGCGCTTATGCGGTTCTCGCTTATGTTGCGCAGCAAGCGGTCGATAACTATCACTGGCTCAAACCGGGCGAAATGCTTGACGGGCTTGGCATGGCGGAGACGACGCCCGGCCCCTTGATCATGGTGTTGCAATTCGTAGGATTTATGGCGGCTTACCATGAGTCAGGCGCGCTGCCGCCGCTGTTGGCGGGGGCGCTCGGTGGCTTGCTCGCGACCTGGGTGACTTTTACGCCCTGCTTCCTCTGGATTTTCCTCGGCGCTCCCTACATCGAACAGCTGCGCGGCAACAAGGCTCTGACGGGCGCACTCTCGGCGATTACGGCTGCAGTCGTCGGCGTCATTCTCAATCTTGCCATTTGGTTCGCGATCCATGCGATATTTCGTCAGACATTGCCTGTGCGCAAGCTTGGCTTCGCCTTCGATCTTCCTGTTCTGGCGAGCATCAATCCGTGGGCGCTATTGCTCTCAATCAGCGCGGTTATCGCCGTTTTCCGTTTCAAGGCCGGTCTGCTGCAAACGCTCGCGGGTTCGGCGGCCGGAGGCGCGGCCCTCTATGCAATTGGTCTGATTTCCGTGGCTGGCGTTCGATGATCACACCCCTGTCAAGAATTGTGCAGCGAATACCAA is a window of Methylocapsa sp. D3K7 DNA encoding:
- the chrA gene encoding chromate efflux transporter, producing MNNMAIIAKAAEAGHGVSINEAFRVWLRVALLSFGGPAGQIAMMHRILVDEKKWVSESRFLHALNYCMLLPGPEGQQLATYIGWLMHKTRGGIIAGGLFVLPGAIAIMTLSVIYAAFGNIGFVAALFFGLKAAVLAIVLQAVHRIGKRALKSRIMQGLATAAFVAIFFFDAPFPLIVLTAGVIGYIGGRADHPAFANSGGHVPSSGVADRGSLISDEQRNYAKISVSQSLKVASIWLVVWLAPVAALLFFLGESNVYSQIAVFFSKMAVVTFGGAYAVLAYVAQQAVDNYHWLKPGEMLDGLGMAETTPGPLIMVLQFVGFMAAYHESGALPPLLAGALGGLLATWVTFTPCFLWIFLGAPYIEQLRGNKALTGALSAITAAVVGVILNLAIWFAIHAIFRQTLPVRKLGFAFDLPVLASINPWALLLSISAVIAVFRFKAGLLQTLAGSAAGGAALYAIGLISVAGVR